Proteins encoded within one genomic window of Polaribacter sp. NJDZ03:
- a CDS encoding PrsW family intramembrane metalloprotease, translated as MHLLLLAIAPATIIILYIYFKDKFEKEPISFLFKNFLLGATASVLITVILGGFAARFLPVTDATNIFQQFVKAFIVVALVEEFSKYVIVKYYAQRNKEYNEPFDGIVYAVMVSMGFATLENVLYVFQHGVSTGILRAFTAVPAHATFAILMGYFMGRAKFSKNRIVLNITGLFFATLFHGAYDFFLFINFIPGISIGAFISLIIGILLSRKAIKSHQNSSVFKFLIKKKPQN; from the coding sequence ATGCATTTACTTCTCCTTGCTATTGCTCCTGCAACCATCATTATATTATATATTTATTTTAAAGACAAGTTTGAAAAAGAGCCTATTTCTTTTTTATTTAAAAACTTTCTTTTAGGAGCAACGGCAAGTGTGTTAATTACTGTAATTCTTGGTGGTTTTGCCGCAAGGTTTCTTCCAGTTACTGATGCAACAAATATATTTCAACAATTTGTTAAGGCATTTATAGTAGTTGCCTTGGTAGAAGAGTTTTCTAAATATGTAATTGTAAAATATTATGCACAAAGAAATAAAGAATACAACGAGCCTTTTGATGGTATTGTTTATGCTGTAATGGTTTCTATGGGTTTTGCTACCTTAGAGAATGTCTTATATGTTTTTCAACACGGAGTTTCAACCGGCATATTAAGAGCATTTACTGCGGTTCCGGCACATGCTACATTTGCCATTTTAATGGGGTATTTTATGGGGAGAGCAAAATTTTCTAAAAATAGAATAGTTTTAAACATAACAGGTTTGTTTTTTGCAACACTTTTTCATGGAGCGTATGACTTTTTTCTGTTTATCAACTTTATTCCAGGAATTTCTATAGGTGCATTTATTTCTTTAATAATTGGAATTCTACTTTCTAGGAAAGCGATAAAGAGCCATCAAAATAGTTCTGTTTTTAAATTTTTAATCAAAAAGAAACCCCAAAACTAA
- a CDS encoding SprT-like domain-containing protein, with protein MNSNYQNFVPLKAIPFIEFLINEHSFTLKIVNQRETKHGDFRQLPDGRFQITVNNNLNKYQFLLTLVHEIAHHVTHQKFGRVQPHGKEWKMVFQHLMLPFLRPEIYPIEMLPFLARYFKNPKASTDTDADLSLALRGNVAETGKHFIFDIPFGSLFVFKNTIYKRGNKRRTRYECMNMSNKKVYLFNQNVEIEFYKNG; from the coding sequence TTGAATTCAAATTATCAAAATTTCGTTCCTTTAAAAGCAATTCCGTTTATAGAATTTCTAATAAACGAGCATTCTTTTACGCTAAAAATTGTAAACCAGAGAGAAACGAAACATGGTGATTTTAGGCAATTACCAGACGGAAGATTTCAAATTACAGTAAATAATAACCTTAATAAATATCAGTTTTTACTTACGCTAGTGCATGAAATTGCACATCATGTTACGCATCAAAAATTTGGACGCGTGCAGCCTCATGGTAAAGAATGGAAAATGGTTTTTCAGCATTTAATGCTGCCTTTTTTACGTCCAGAAATTTACCCTATAGAAATGCTACCTTTTTTAGCAAGATATTTTAAAAACCCTAAAGCAAGCACAGATACAGATGCCGATTTATCTTTAGCGCTAAGAGGAAATGTAGCAGAAACTGGCAAGCACTTTATTTTTGACATCCCTTTTGGGAGTTTATTTGTATTTAAAAACACCATCTACAAAAGAGGAAACAAACGTAGAACCCGATATGAATGCATGAATATGAGCAATAAAAAAGTATATCTATTCAACCAAAATGTAGAAATAGAGTTTTACAAAAACGGTTAG
- the pdhA gene encoding pyruvate dehydrogenase (acetyl-transferring) E1 component subunit alpha, translating into MKEITKQTYLDWYKDMLFWRKFEDKLASVYIQQKVRGFLHLYNGQEAILAGALHAMDLSKDKMITAYRNHVQPIGMGEDPKRVMAELYGKVTGTSKGMGGSMHIFSKEFRFYGGHGIVGGQIPLGAGLAFGDKYNNTGGVTLTCFGDGAARQGSLHEAFNLAMLWKLPVIFICENNGYAMGTSVERTANHTDIWKLGLGYEMPCGPVDAMNPIKVAEAIDEALDRARRGDGPTFLEMKTYRYRGHSMSDAQHYRTKDEVEEYKKIDPITQVKDIILEKGYATAEELAAVDKEVKVKVKECEQFAEDSPYPEPEQMYDMVYEQEDYPFIS; encoded by the coding sequence ATGAAAGAAATCACCAAACAGACCTATTTAGATTGGTACAAAGACATGCTTTTTTGGCGTAAGTTCGAAGACAAACTTGCTTCTGTTTACATTCAACAAAAAGTTAGAGGTTTCTTGCACTTATATAATGGGCAAGAGGCAATTTTAGCAGGTGCATTACATGCAATGGACTTATCTAAAGACAAAATGATTACGGCTTATAGAAACCACGTACAACCAATTGGTATGGGAGAAGATCCTAAACGTGTAATGGCAGAATTATATGGAAAGGTTACTGGAACGTCTAAAGGAATGGGTGGTTCTATGCATATTTTTTCAAAAGAATTCCGTTTTTATGGTGGTCATGGTATCGTTGGAGGTCAAATTCCTTTAGGTGCAGGTCTTGCTTTTGGTGATAAATACAATAATACTGGTGGTGTAACATTAACATGTTTTGGAGATGGTGCTGCAAGACAAGGTTCTTTACACGAAGCTTTTAATTTAGCTATGTTATGGAAATTACCTGTTATTTTTATTTGTGAAAACAATGGATATGCAATGGGTACTTCTGTAGAAAGAACAGCAAACCATACAGATATCTGGAAACTTGGTTTAGGATACGAAATGCCTTGTGGCCCAGTAGATGCAATGAACCCTATTAAAGTTGCCGAAGCTATAGACGAAGCTTTAGATAGAGCTAGACGTGGTGATGGACCAACTTTCTTAGAAATGAAAACATATAGATATAGAGGTCACTCAATGTCTGATGCACAACACTACAGAACGAAAGATGAAGTAGAAGAGTACAAAAAAATAGATCCTATTACGCAAGTAAAAGACATTATTTTAGAAAAAGGGTATGCTACCGCAGAAGAATTAGCTGCAGTAGATAAAGAGGTAAAAGTAAAAGTAAAAGAATGTGAGCAATTTGCAGAAGATTCTCCTTACCCAGAACCTGAACAAATGTATGATATGGTTTATGAACAAGAAGATTATCCTTTTATAAGTTAA
- the ctlX gene encoding citrulline utilization hydrolase CtlX gives MNQTTNTILMIRPINFRMNEQTAVNNYYQKEIDNILPSTINTKAQHEFDTFVEKLQSFGIHVIVVSDTKDADTPDAIFPNNWISFHEDGTVAMYPMFAENRRLERREDILEELEKEGFLIENIVDYTSAEEDHVFLEGTGSICLDRVNNKAYCALSPRADEELFIEFCEDFEYTPVVFTANQTVDGKRAAIYHTNVMMCVGETLVIICLASIDDKSERKNVLKHLKEDGKKVIDITEEQVTNFAGNMLEVHGKDDERFLIMSQAAFNSLTQSQKAQINNHCKIISSPLDTIEFCGGGSARCMMAEVFLPKK, from the coding sequence ATGAATCAAACTACAAATACAATTCTAATGATTCGTCCTATTAATTTTAGGATGAATGAGCAAACTGCTGTAAATAACTATTATCAAAAAGAAATTGATAATATACTTCCATCAACAATAAATACAAAAGCACAACATGAGTTTGATACTTTTGTAGAAAAATTACAGAGTTTTGGAATTCATGTAATTGTTGTTTCTGATACCAAGGACGCTGATACACCAGATGCTATTTTTCCTAATAATTGGATTTCTTTTCATGAAGATGGTACTGTTGCTATGTACCCAATGTTTGCAGAAAATAGACGTTTAGAAAGACGAGAAGATATTTTAGAAGAGTTAGAAAAGGAGGGGTTTTTAATAGAGAATATAGTAGATTATACTTCTGCAGAAGAAGATCATGTATTTTTAGAAGGAACTGGAAGTATCTGTTTAGATAGAGTTAATAACAAGGCATATTGTGCACTTTCTCCTAGGGCAGATGAAGAATTATTTATAGAGTTCTGTGAAGATTTTGAATATACACCAGTAGTTTTTACGGCAAATCAAACAGTAGACGGTAAAAGGGCAGCAATTTATCATACCAATGTTATGATGTGTGTGGGAGAAACATTGGTTATTATTTGTTTGGCTTCTATTGATGATAAATCTGAACGTAAAAATGTATTGAAGCATTTAAAAGAAGATGGTAAAAAAGTAATTGACATTACAGAAGAACAAGTAACCAACTTTGCCGGAAACATGTTAGAGGTTCATGGTAAAGATGATGAACGTTTTTTAATTATGAGTCAAGCTGCTTTTAATAGTTTAACGCAATCTCAGAAAGCACAAATTAACAATCATTGTAAAATTATTTCTAGCCCTTTAGATACTATTGAGTTTTGTGGAGGTGGTAGTGCACGTTGCATGATGGCAGAAGTTTTCTTGCCTAAAAAATAA
- the pafA gene encoding alkaline phosphatase PafA produces MKFKLLFSFICLFICLGNSKISSQNKKPKLVVGIVIDQMRYDYLTRYSDRYGKDGFNRILQNGFSLENAHYNYIPTYTAVGHTSIYTGTTPSEHGIISNNWYDKYQKESIYCVDDNNYKTVGNEGKYGQKSPKRLYTSTITDQLHLAQNMFGKTIGVSIKDRSAILPAGHTANAAYWYDGGNFNTWITSTYYMNELPKWVKDFNGNNNADKYLNTPWETLYDIKTYTSSRVDDNIYEGKLKGQESPTFPKNLKALRSRNGNFDLIKTVPAGNTYTTDFAKAAIIGENLGKSEHTDFLAVSYSSTDYIGHKYGVSAIETEDTYLRLDKDLADLFQFLDQQVGKDNYTLFLTADHAAVHVPAYLQSLKIPAHYLEMTKFRDFVLETTKKYFNSVDLIENVSNYQIFLDKDKVESLGLEVNTVAQKLADEIINFDGIYKAVTARTLQTTHFSSGILNSLQNGYNQKLSGDVLMIPNPATLTGGRTGTSHGSGYSYDTHVPIIFYGNGIKQGSSSKRYNITDIAPTIANLLNIESPNGTTGVVVDEVLEK; encoded by the coding sequence ATGAAATTCAAATTACTTTTTAGCTTTATCTGTCTATTTATTTGTTTAGGAAACAGCAAAATATCATCGCAAAATAAAAAACCAAAATTAGTAGTTGGTATTGTTATCGACCAAATGAGGTACGATTATTTAACTAGGTATTCTGATAGATATGGAAAAGACGGATTTAATAGAATTTTACAAAATGGGTTTTCTTTAGAAAATGCTCATTACAACTACATACCAACCTATACTGCAGTTGGGCACACCTCTATTTATACAGGAACAACACCAAGCGAACACGGAATTATTTCTAACAACTGGTATGATAAATACCAAAAAGAATCTATTTATTGCGTAGATGACAACAATTATAAAACGGTTGGTAATGAAGGTAAATATGGACAAAAATCTCCTAAAAGACTTTATACATCAACCATAACAGATCAATTACATTTGGCTCAAAATATGTTTGGTAAAACTATTGGTGTTTCTATAAAAGATAGATCTGCAATTTTACCTGCAGGTCATACTGCAAATGCAGCTTATTGGTATGATGGTGGTAATTTTAATACTTGGATTACCAGTACATATTATATGAATGAATTGCCTAAATGGGTAAAAGATTTCAATGGAAATAATAATGCAGATAAATACCTTAATACACCTTGGGAAACACTTTACGATATAAAAACATACACAAGTAGTAGAGTTGATGATAATATTTATGAAGGAAAATTAAAAGGCCAAGAATCTCCAACTTTCCCTAAAAATCTAAAAGCCTTACGCTCTAGAAATGGAAATTTCGATTTAATAAAAACAGTACCTGCAGGTAATACCTATACAACAGATTTTGCAAAGGCTGCAATTATAGGTGAAAATTTAGGTAAAAGTGAACATACAGACTTTTTAGCCGTTAGTTATTCTTCTACAGATTACATTGGTCACAAATACGGAGTTTCTGCCATAGAAACAGAAGATACTTATTTACGTTTAGACAAAGATTTAGCCGATTTATTTCAATTTTTAGACCAACAAGTTGGAAAAGATAATTACACATTATTTTTAACTGCAGATCACGCAGCAGTTCATGTACCAGCTTATTTACAGTCTTTAAAAATACCTGCTCATTATTTAGAGATGACAAAATTTAGGGATTTTGTTTTAGAAACCACTAAAAAATATTTTAATTCTGTAGATTTAATTGAAAACGTTTCTAACTATCAAATATTTTTAGATAAAGATAAAGTAGAATCTTTAGGTTTAGAAGTAAACACGGTTGCTCAAAAACTAGCGGATGAAATAATTAATTTTGATGGAATCTATAAAGCAGTAACTGCAAGAACTTTACAAACAACACATTTTTCTTCTGGTATATTAAATTCGCTTCAAAACGGGTATAATCAAAAATTATCTGGAGATGTTTTAATGATACCTAATCCGGCTACTTTAACTGGCGGAAGAACAGGCACAAGCCATGGTTCTGGTTATTCTTATGACACACATGTACCAATTATTTTCTATGGAAATGGAATAAAACAAGGTTCATCATCTAAAAGATACAATATTACAGACATTGCACCAACGATTGCTAATTTATTAAATATAGAATCACCAAACGGAACAACCGGAGTTGTAGTTGATGAAGTTTTAGAAAAGTAA
- a CDS encoding DUF389 domain-containing protein — protein MEEENKVVEEKVDQSKQGMKDEARGLLFSIRKYLIELLDFRHDTDHEATMEAIKADIPFKGATAWILIFAVFVASIGLNANSTAVVIGAMLISPLMGPILGIGSAFAINDIEVFKKSLVSLATMITLSLLASFVFFYFFPLSEDTSELLGRTKPDIRDVLIAFFGGLALMVARTKKGTVASVIFGVAIATALMPPLCTAGFGLAKGFSGDTVGFTYALGAMYLFTINTIFIALATFIVLKLLSFPMHKYANAARRKRYATIATVVGIAVMIPAVYTFLHALEESRVNAQLKTFVKNEVMTIDNYQLIDEDYDFDTKVLKLNFFNEVTAVEKNMLESSLINDPRYDRLKEVKINIKGSDTKSFELITTAYTEKREELNESKKRIQELEDKIIELEGIISGLNIRIEDDALQNDKKAIAFSRISKEAKILYSEIEEIGFSKVLFSKDFINIDTIPTATVKWNLKVSDTIIRVKEKKLRTWLQKEMDLDTLFIKRER, from the coding sequence ATGGAAGAAGAAAATAAGGTAGTTGAGGAAAAGGTAGATCAATCTAAGCAAGGAATGAAAGATGAAGCTAGAGGTTTGCTCTTTAGTATCAGAAAATATTTAATAGAACTTTTAGATTTTAGACACGATACAGACCATGAAGCTACCATGGAGGCTATTAAAGCAGATATACCTTTTAAGGGTGCTACTGCTTGGATTCTTATTTTTGCGGTCTTTGTGGCTTCTATAGGATTAAATGCTAACTCTACAGCAGTTGTTATCGGTGCCATGTTAATATCGCCCTTAATGGGGCCTATTTTGGGAATAGGAAGCGCTTTTGCAATTAATGATATTGAGGTGTTTAAAAAATCATTAGTCAGTTTGGCAACGATGATTACTTTAAGTTTACTTGCTTCATTTGTTTTTTTCTATTTCTTTCCATTAAGTGAAGATACATCCGAATTGTTAGGGAGAACAAAACCAGATATTAGAGATGTATTAATTGCCTTTTTTGGTGGTTTGGCTTTAATGGTTGCAAGAACAAAAAAGGGAACGGTAGCTTCTGTTATTTTTGGAGTTGCTATTGCTACTGCATTAATGCCGCCTTTGTGTACTGCAGGGTTTGGTTTAGCAAAAGGTTTTTCTGGAGATACTGTTGGTTTTACCTATGCTTTAGGAGCCATGTATTTGTTTACAATTAATACCATTTTTATTGCTTTGGCAACATTTATTGTATTAAAACTGTTAAGTTTTCCAATGCATAAATATGCGAATGCAGCAAGAAGAAAACGATATGCTACTATTGCAACGGTAGTAGGTATTGCTGTTATGATTCCTGCTGTTTACACTTTTTTACATGCCTTAGAAGAAAGTAGGGTAAATGCACAGTTAAAAACGTTTGTTAAAAATGAGGTAATGACCATTGATAACTATCAATTAATTGATGAAGATTATGATTTTGATACTAAGGTTTTAAAGCTAAATTTCTTTAACGAAGTAACTGCTGTAGAGAAAAACATGTTAGAAAGCAGTTTGATTAATGATCCGAGATATGATCGCTTAAAAGAAGTGAAAATTAATATTAAAGGAAGTGATACTAAGAGTTTCGAATTAATTACTACAGCGTATACAGAAAAAAGAGAAGAGTTGAATGAAAGTAAAAAGCGAATACAAGAACTTGAAGATAAGATTATTGAGCTAGAAGGTATCATTTCTGGTTTAAATATAAGGATTGAAGATGATGCGCTTCAAAATGATAAAAAAGCAATTGCTTTTAGTAGAATTTCTAAAGAGGCAAAAATTCTATATAGTGAAATAGAAGAAATAGGGTTTTCTAAAGTTTTATTTTCTAAAGATTTTATAAATATAGATACCATTCCTACGGCAACAGTAAAATGGAATTTAAAAGTGTCTGATACTATTATTCGTGTAAAAGAAAAGAAATTACGTACTTGGTTGCAAAAAGAAATGGACTTAGATACGTTGTTTATTAAAAGAGAAAGATAA
- a CDS encoding fasciclin domain-containing protein, with translation MKTISKFLSILTLLAVLISCSDDNDHETVIKTNTIVDVAIDGNLSSLVAAVKRAELATTLSGPGPFTVLAPTNEAFSEFLTENNFNSVEDVPVPVLQQILLNHVIDGSLKSTDLSTGYASTKATSAASNTAMSLYINTEDGVLFNGSSAVTVPNISADNGTVHIINKVIGLPTVVTFATADPNFSILVQALTRSDLDTDFVSILSLPETSTTAPYTVFAPTNNAFVAVLSELELTTLAEIPKSTLDATLKTHVLTGINAQDTALSDALQLTTLSGEILTANVTGGATLTDEGNRVSTIIATNVQANNGVIHAIDTVLLPN, from the coding sequence ATGAAAACAATTTCAAAATTTTTAAGCATTTTAACTTTATTAGCAGTACTAATCTCATGTAGTGATGATAACGATCATGAGACCGTAATTAAAACAAATACAATTGTAGATGTAGCCATTGATGGAAACTTAAGTAGTTTAGTCGCGGCAGTAAAAAGGGCAGAATTAGCAACTACCTTAAGCGGACCTGGACCTTTTACAGTATTAGCGCCAACCAATGAAGCTTTTTCTGAATTTTTAACAGAAAATAATTTTAACTCTGTAGAGGACGTCCCGGTACCTGTTTTACAACAAATACTATTAAATCACGTAATAGACGGTAGCTTAAAGTCTACAGATTTATCTACCGGTTATGCAAGCACAAAAGCAACAAGTGCTGCTTCAAACACAGCTATGTCTCTTTATATTAATACAGAAGATGGGGTTTTATTTAACGGATCATCTGCAGTAACGGTACCAAATATTTCTGCAGACAACGGAACGGTACATATTATTAATAAAGTAATTGGCCTACCTACTGTAGTTACTTTTGCTACAGCAGACCCAAACTTTTCAATACTAGTTCAAGCACTTACAAGAAGCGATTTAGATACCGATTTTGTTAGTATACTCTCTTTACCAGAAACTAGCACAACTGCACCTTATACCGTTTTTGCACCAACTAACAATGCTTTTGTAGCTGTTTTAAGTGAATTGGAACTTACAACATTGGCAGAAATACCAAAAAGTACTTTAGATGCAACATTAAAAACACATGTATTAACAGGTATAAATGCACAAGACACAGCATTAAGTGATGCCTTGCAACTTACCACTCTTTCCGGAGAAATATTAACTGCCAATGTAACTGGCGGAGCAACTTTAACGGACGAAGGAAATAGAGTAAGTACAATAATTGCAACCAATGTACAAGCAAATAATGGAGTAATACATGCTATAGATACGGTATTATTACCTAATTAA
- a CDS encoding ABC transporter ATP-binding protein yields MIEVNNIHKGFGEAKILKGISATFLPGETSLIIGESGSGKTVFIKSLIGLHTPEEGTISFDGRINTQFTEKEKQQWRQEIGMVFQGSALFDSQSVEDNVMFPLKMFTSQSQAEMLERVNFVLNRVNLENSNKKLPAELSGGMQKRVAIARAIVMNPKYLFCDEPNSGLDPRTSIVIDNLIQEITDEYKITTVINTHDMNSVMEIGEKIIFLKEGQKAWQGTSEDIFKTDNEAVVSFVYSSNLFKKVREAYLNEKKYK; encoded by the coding sequence ATGATTGAAGTAAATAATATACACAAAGGTTTTGGAGAAGCAAAAATATTAAAAGGTATTTCTGCCACTTTTCTACCAGGAGAAACTAGTTTAATCATTGGAGAAAGTGGTTCTGGTAAAACAGTGTTTATAAAGTCTTTAATAGGCTTACATACACCAGAAGAAGGTACTATTTCTTTTGATGGTAGAATAAATACTCAATTTACAGAAAAAGAGAAACAGCAATGGAGGCAAGAAATTGGTATGGTTTTTCAAGGAAGTGCGCTTTTTGATTCTCAATCTGTAGAAGATAATGTGATGTTTCCTTTAAAAATGTTTACCAGTCAATCTCAAGCAGAAATGTTAGAGCGTGTAAATTTTGTTTTAAATAGAGTTAATTTAGAAAATTCTAATAAAAAGCTGCCAGCAGAATTATCTGGGGGAATGCAAAAAAGAGTTGCCATTGCAAGAGCAATTGTTATGAACCCTAAATACCTTTTTTGCGATGAACCAAATTCTGGTTTAGACCCAAGAACATCAATTGTAATTGATAATTTAATTCAAGAAATTACAGATGAATATAAAATTACAACCGTAATTAATACACATGACATGAATTCTGTAATGGAAATTGGAGAAAAAATAATTTTTTTAAAAGAAGGTCAAAAAGCATGGCAAGGTACTAGTGAAGATATTTTTAAAACTGACAATGAGGCGGTTGTGAGTTTTGTGTATTCTTCTAATTTATTTAAAAAAGTAAGAGAAGCATATTTAAATGAAAAAAAATATAAATAG
- a CDS encoding M15 family metallopeptidase, giving the protein MKRLITLFFILSTLFVNSQNLPDGFVYLSDVDKTIEKELRYLGNNNFIGKPIDGYHKNCIIVTKSSANALTKIQQSLQKEGLSLKIFDAYRPQQAVNHFVKWAKVLEDTLMKKAYYPNTPKSQLFKRGYIASRSGHSRGSTVDLTIINIKTGKELDMGCPYDFFGIKSHYLPKNITPEQQKSRLLLRTIMIKNNFRPYKNEWWHFTLRNEPFPNTYFNFPIE; this is encoded by the coding sequence ATGAAAAGATTAATAACACTATTTTTTATTTTAAGTACACTCTTTGTAAATTCACAAAACCTTCCAGATGGTTTTGTTTATTTATCTGATGTTGATAAAACTATTGAAAAAGAATTGCGCTATTTAGGAAACAATAACTTTATAGGGAAACCCATTGATGGCTATCATAAAAATTGTATTATAGTTACTAAATCTTCTGCAAATGCTTTAACTAAAATACAACAGAGTCTACAAAAAGAAGGGTTGAGTCTTAAAATATTTGATGCATACAGACCACAACAAGCAGTAAACCATTTTGTTAAATGGGCTAAAGTACTAGAAGATACGTTAATGAAAAAAGCGTATTATCCAAATACACCAAAATCTCAATTATTTAAACGAGGTTATATTGCATCTAGATCTGGACACTCAAGAGGAAGCACCGTAGATTTAACAATTATAAATATTAAAACAGGTAAAGAATTAGACATGGGGTGTCCGTATGATTTTTTTGGTATAAAATCTCATTACCTACCAAAAAACATCACTCCAGAGCAACAAAAAAGTAGGTTGCTACTCCGTACTATAATGATAAAAAATAATTTTAGACCTTATAAAAACGAATGGTGGCATTTTACTTTAAGAAATGAACCTTTTCCTAATACCTACTTTAATTTCCCAATAGAATAA
- a CDS encoding ABC transporter permease, protein MGYLEHIGKYFLMLGRVFKRPQKGKVFYEALVKEIDELGLKSLGIIMFISFFIGGVIALQTALNLDNPFIPESLIGFAAKRSIILEFAPTFCSIILAGKVGSYITSSIGTMRVTEQIDALEVMGINALSHLVLPKVIATVFFYPFLISLGMFLGILGGWVTGVLSGLFSGASYIEGIQTDFDPFLLAYAIIKTLVFAFLIATVPSYHGYYVKGGSIAVGKASTQAVVWTTILIVIANYFLTQMLLT, encoded by the coding sequence ATGGGTTACCTAGAACATATTGGTAAATATTTTCTGATGTTAGGTCGTGTTTTTAAAAGACCGCAAAAGGGAAAAGTTTTTTATGAAGCTTTGGTAAAAGAGATTGATGAATTAGGCTTAAAATCTTTAGGGATTATTATGTTTATTTCCTTTTTTATTGGAGGTGTAATTGCATTACAAACGGCTTTAAATTTAGACAATCCTTTTATTCCAGAATCTTTAATAGGTTTTGCCGCAAAACGTTCTATTATTTTAGAATTTGCTCCCACTTTTTGTTCAATCATTTTGGCAGGTAAAGTAGGTTCTTATATAACATCTAGTATAGGTACTATGCGTGTTACAGAGCAAATTGATGCTTTAGAAGTGATGGGAATAAATGCTTTAAGTCATTTAGTACTGCCTAAAGTGATTGCAACTGTTTTCTTTTATCCTTTTTTAATATCATTAGGGATGTTTTTAGGAATTTTAGGAGGATGGGTTACAGGTGTTTTATCTGGACTTTTTTCTGGTGCAAGTTATATTGAAGGAATTCAAACAGATTTTGACCCTTTTTTACTAGCGTATGCGATTATTAAAACTTTAGTTTTTGCATTTTTAATTGCTACTGTACCTTCTTATCATGGTTATTATGTAAAAGGAGGTTCTATAGCAGTAGGGAAAGCAAGTACGCAAGCTGTAGTTTGGACTACCATTTTAATTGTAATAGCCAACTATTTTTTAACTCAAATGCTTTTAACCTAA